The following coding sequences are from one Ruminococcus flavefaciens AE3010 window:
- a CDS encoding glycoside hydrolase family 5 protein — MKKMIGFNKGVNFGGWLSQCNYEKEHLDTFITENDFKIAASWGLDHIRVPFDYNILENEDGSFSEEGFAYLDMAVNACKANGLNLILDLHKTAGFSFDYYAENESGFFDSQEYQERFYRLWEEVARRYGSLTPNVAFELLNEVTDADFIGAWNRIANECIRRIRKIAPNILILVGSYWNNSAATVQYLDAPYDENVFYNMHCYEPLKFTHQGAYWTTDIIPEERMAFEESVTSEEYFEELFSTAIAKAEKHGSGLYCGEYGCIDVVSPEDTIKWYRTINAVFRKHDIGRAAWNYKAMDFGLSDDRLKDVHDELINLL, encoded by the coding sequence ATGAAAAAAATGATCGGATTCAATAAGGGCGTAAACTTTGGCGGCTGGCTTTCACAGTGCAATTACGAAAAAGAGCACCTGGACACCTTTATTACTGAAAACGACTTTAAAATCGCTGCTTCATGGGGCTTAGACCATATCCGTGTCCCATTTGACTATAATATACTTGAAAACGAGGACGGCTCTTTCAGCGAGGAGGGCTTTGCTTACCTTGATATGGCTGTTAACGCCTGCAAGGCAAACGGTCTCAATCTCATTCTCGATCTTCACAAGACCGCAGGCTTTTCCTTTGACTATTACGCTGAAAATGAAAGCGGATTCTTCGACAGTCAGGAGTATCAGGAGCGCTTCTACCGCCTGTGGGAAGAGGTGGCAAGACGCTACGGCTCACTTACTCCAAATGTAGCCTTTGAGCTTCTCAATGAGGTCACTGATGCAGATTTCATCGGTGCATGGAACAGGATAGCCAATGAGTGTATCCGCAGGATAAGAAAAATAGCTCCCAACATTCTCATTCTTGTGGGAAGCTACTGGAACAACAGTGCTGCTACGGTTCAGTATCTGGACGCGCCTTACGACGAGAACGTTTTCTACAATATGCACTGCTATGAGCCTCTGAAGTTCACACATCAGGGAGCTTACTGGACTACAGATATCATTCCCGAGGAGCGTATGGCTTTCGAGGAAAGCGTTACCTCCGAGGAGTACTTTGAGGAGCTCTTCTCCACAGCTATCGCCAAGGCTGAAAAGCACGGAAGCGGTCTTTACTGCGGTGAGTACGGCTGTATCGACGTTGTATCTCCCGAGGATACCATAAAGTGGTACAGAACTATCAATGCCGTTTTCAGAAAGCACGATATCGGCAGAGCAGCATGGAACTACAAGGCTATGGATTTCGGTCTCTCAGATGACAGACTGAAAGATGTCCACGATGAGCTCATAAACTTACTTTAA
- the pyrH gene encoding UMP kinase, with product MEPKYKRILLKVSGEALAGDKKTGLNYDVVTEICESIKKCSDAGAQVAVVVGGGNFWRGRSSGAMDRTRADHIGMLATTMNALALADVLESLGCVVRVQTALQMAAIAEPYIRNRAVRHLDKGRIVIFGCGTGNPFFSTDTAAALRSVEIEADILLKATLVDGVYDKDPHKYDDAKKYDTLTFSQVIGEDLGVMDSTAAAMCRDNHMKMLVFDLSRPDNIYDAVMGADIGTVVYED from the coding sequence ATGGAACCAAAGTATAAACGAATTTTATTAAAGGTCAGCGGCGAGGCTCTGGCAGGCGACAAGAAAACAGGTCTCAACTATGACGTAGTTACAGAGATATGTGAGAGCATAAAGAAGTGCTCCGATGCAGGTGCTCAGGTAGCAGTAGTAGTCGGCGGCGGTAACTTCTGGAGAGGCCGTTCAAGCGGAGCTATGGACAGGACCCGTGCAGACCATATCGGAATGCTGGCAACAACAATGAATGCACTTGCACTTGCAGACGTACTGGAGTCTCTCGGCTGTGTTGTCAGAGTTCAGACAGCACTTCAGATGGCTGCTATCGCAGAGCCCTATATCCGCAACAGAGCTGTAAGACATCTGGACAAGGGAAGAATAGTTATCTTCGGCTGCGGTACAGGAAACCCCTTCTTCTCAACAGATACAGCTGCTGCGCTTCGTTCGGTTGAGATAGAGGCGGATATTCTCCTCAAGGCAACTCTTGTTGACGGTGTATACGATAAAGACCCCCACAAGTATGACGACGCAAAGAAGTACGACACTCTTACTTTCTCACAGGTCATCGGCGAGGACCTCGGCGTAATGGACAGCACAGCTGCTGCTATGTGCCGCGACAATCACATGAAGATGCTGGTATTCGATCTCAGCCGTCCCGATAACATATATGATGCTGTTATGGGTGCTGACATCGGAACCGTTGTATACGAAGACTAA
- the frr gene encoding ribosome recycling factor — protein MKEQLNIAKEKMNKSLNALGNEFASIRAGRANPGVLDKVMVDYYGAPTPVNQMAAISVSEARILVIQPWDKSTLKLIEKAIQASDIGIQPVNDGNVIRLAFPQLTEDRRKELCKSIKKYGEECKVTVRSIRRDTMEKYKTMKKNSEITEDDLKDCEKKVQDLTDKMCADVDKMVADKEKEIMTV, from the coding sequence ATGAAAGAACAGCTTAATATCGCTAAGGAAAAAATGAACAAGAGCCTTAATGCTCTCGGAAACGAATTTGCTTCTATCCGTGCAGGAAGAGCAAACCCGGGCGTACTCGATAAGGTAATGGTAGATTACTACGGAGCTCCCACACCTGTCAATCAGATGGCAGCTATTTCCGTATCAGAGGCAAGAATCCTTGTTATCCAGCCATGGGATAAGTCAACACTCAAGCTTATCGAAAAGGCTATACAGGCTTCCGACATCGGTATCCAGCCTGTAAACGACGGAAACGTTATCCGTCTTGCATTCCCTCAGCTCACTGAGGATCGCCGTAAGGAGCTCTGCAAGAGCATCAAGAAGTACGGCGAGGAGTGTAAGGTAACTGTTCGTTCTATCAGACGTGATACTATGGAGAAGTACAAGACAATGAAGAAGAACTCCGAGATCACAGAGGACGACCTGAAGGACTGCGAGAAGAAGGTTCAGGATCTCACAGACAAGATGTGTGCTGACGTTGATAAAATGGTAGCAGACAAAGAAAAAGAGATCATGACAGTATAA